A genomic window from Cinclus cinclus chromosome 5, bCinCin1.1, whole genome shotgun sequence includes:
- the LOC134044731 gene encoding interleukin-8-like produces MTGKAEAAALMLLLISALGTQGAAVPRSAIELRCQCISTHSKFIHPKFIQNVNLTPSGPHCKNVEVIATLRDGREVCLEPTASWVKLIIKVILDK; encoded by the exons ATGACTGGCAAGGCAGAGGCTGCTGCGCTGATGCTGCTCCTGATCTCAGCACTTGGAACACAAG gcgCGGCAGTGCCACGCTCGGCCATTGAACTCCGGTGCCAGTGCATAAGCACCCATTCCAAGTTCATCCATCCCAAGTTCATCCAAAACGTGAACCTCACCCCCAGCGGACCTCACTGCAAGAATGTTGAAGTCAT AGCTACCCTGAGAGATGGCAGAGAAGTGTGCCTGGAGCCCACTGCTTCCTGGGTGAAGCTGATCATTAAGGTCATTCTGGACAAGTGA